From a single Lolium rigidum isolate FL_2022 chromosome 7, APGP_CSIRO_Lrig_0.1, whole genome shotgun sequence genomic region:
- the LOC124677631 gene encoding cytochrome P450 704C1-like, with product MDSPLSQPTLLALSLLLLALYLARRCLLGKRRNYPPVAGTMLHQLVNFGRLAEYQTELSHRYRTFRMLTPTCNYVYTVDPANVEYILRTNFANYGKGTMTHDVLEDLLGDGIFNVDGAKWRHQRKVASFEFSTRVLREYSTGVFRDTAAELAGIVAVAGGGGERAVDMQDLFMRSTLDSIFKIGFGAHLGGLSGSSQEGAAFARAFDDASEQVLYRFFDPLWKVKKLLNISSEAAMKRSVRTINDFVYAVIDRKVEQMGRDQHEFAKKEDILSRFLLERENDPGCFDNKYLRDIILNFVIAGRDTSAGTMSWFLYVMCRNQHIQDRIAGEVREATTGDRDMGIHDFTACLTEGAINSMHYLHAALTETLRLYPAVPIDVKYCFSDDTLPDGHAVKKGDMVNYQPYPMGRMKFLWGDDAEEFRPERWLDDDGAFVPESPFKFTAFQAGPRICLGKEFAYRQMKIFAALLLYMFRFEMWERDSTVGYRPMLTLKMDRPLYVRALPRRSSAQRA from the exons ATGGATTCACCGCTGAGCCAGCCCACGCTGCTCGCGCTGTCGCTCCTCCTCCTAGCTCTGTACCTCGCCCGCCGCTGCCTGCTCGGCAAGAGGCGGAACTACCCGCCCGTGGCCGGCACCATGCTCCACCAGCTGGTCAACTTCGGCCGCCTGGCCGAGTACCAGACGGAGCTCTCCCACAGGTACCGCACCTTCCGCATGCTCACCCCGACCTGCAACTACGTGTACACCGTCGACCCGGCCAACGTGGAGTACATCCTCCGCACCAACTTCGCCAACTACGGCAAGGGGACGATGACCCACGACGTGCTGGAGGACCTCCTCGGCGACGGGATCTTCAACGTGGACGGCGCCAAGTGGCGGCACCAGCGCAAGGTCGCGAGCTTCGAGTTCTCCACCCGGGTGCTGCGCGAGTACAGCACCGGCGTGTTCCGCGACACGGCCGCGGAGCTCGCGGGCATCGTGgcggtggcgggcggcggcggggagagagCGGTGGACATGCAGGATCTGTTCATGCGATCGACGCTGGACTCGATCTTCAAGATCGGGTTCGGGGCCCACCTGGGCGGGCTGTCCGGGTCCAGCCAGGAGGGCGCGGCGTTCGCCAGGGCGTTCGACGACGCCAGCGAGCAGGTGCTGTACCGGTTCTTCGACCCGCTCTGGAAGGTCAAGAAGCTCCTCAACATCTCGTCGGAGGCGGCCATGAAGCGGTCGGTGCGCACCATCAACGACTTCGTGTACGCCGTCATCGACAGGAAGGTCGAGCAGATGGGCAGGGACCAGCACGAATTC GCCAAGAAAGAGGACATTTTGTCAAGATTTCTACTGGAGAGGGAGAATGACCCGGGCTGTTTCGACAACAAGTACCTGCGGGACATCATACTGAACTTCGTGATCGCCGGCCGCGACACCTCGGCGGGGACGATGTCGTGGTTCCTCTACGTGATGTGCCGCAACCAGCACATCCAGGACAGGATCGCCGGAGAGGTGCGCGAGGCCACCACCGGTGACCGCGACATGGGCATCCATGATTTCACGGCGTGCCTGACCGAGGGCGCCATCAACAGCATGCACTACCTCCACGCCGCGCTGACAGAGACGCTCCGGCTCTACCCTGCGGTGCCTATC GATGTCAAGTACTGCTTCTCCGATGACACCTTGCCGGACGGGCACGCCGTGAAGAAAGGGGACATGGTGAACTACCAGCCGTACCCGATGGGCAGGATGAAGTTCCTGTGGGGCGACGACGCCGAGGAGTTCAGGCCGGAGAGGTGgctcgacgacgacggcgccTTCGTCCCCGAGAGCCCGTTCAAGTTCACGGCTTTCCAG GCGGGTCCTCGAATCTGCCTGGGAAAGGAGTTTGCGTACAGGCAGATGAAGATATTTGCAGCTCTTCTTCTCTACATGTTCAGGTTTGAGATGTGGGAGCGCGACTCTACCGTAGGATACAGGCCCATGCTTACGCTCAAAATGGATCGCCCGCTCTACGTTCGTGCGCTTCCCCGGCGATCAAGTGCACAACGTGCCTGA
- the LOC124670642 gene encoding xyloglucan galactosyltransferase XLT2-like produces MPESPTSPARPPSPPGSPVNAATPSAGWVLLRAAVVLLAFLALQLVLFKSLLKFPSTRFLPAPGRCNSTWANGPVEAGACKAGLIYVYDLPPEFNHELVGDCKRLWPWYSFCPYLSNGGLGRPCATVPAFSGVVPNASLPNWYNTDQFPLEIIIHRRILAHRCRTTDPSLATVFYVPFYAGLDVGSHLWGLNATVADRDRAGTRLLRWLTNQTSFQKSGGWDHFMTLGRITWDFRRYSDDAWGSNFVLMPGMGNVTRLVIESDRQDPMDVGVPYPTGFHPRAAVDVRAWQRHVLSRNRTNLFGFAGAPRYGFRNDFRDVLLDECEDAGHAYCRSVDCRGQRCNNDTAALTKLFLDSKFCLQPRGDSYTRRSLFDCMVAGAVPVLFWRRTAYDQYRWFLPAGQRGKEGEWSVFMDRRALSVGNVSVLEFLQGFSEQRVRRMRERVVEMIPRLVYSSSPHGLGDGMADAFEVALDGVFKRFRRRRWSIEREGPPPGTSVAVRVNGTSLAPPTSNGRNRSVIRRRRRRHVSRDRSRRVVSSHIRSVISQGPASGRQNVQTS; encoded by the exons ATGCCGGAGTCACCGACATCCCCGGCCAGGCCCCCCTCGCCGCCTGGATCTCCAGTCAACGCCGCCACGCCGTCCGCGGGGTGGGTGTTGCTGCGAGCCGCCGTGGTGCTCCTTGCTTTCCTAGCCCTACAGCTTGTGCTCTTCAAGTCCCTGCTGAAATTCCCCAGCACCCGGTTCCTCCCGGCCCCGGGACGCTGCAACAGCACCTGGGCCAACGGCCCGGTCGAAGCCGGCGCGTGCAAGGCCGGCTTGATCTACGTCTACGACCTACCGCCGGAGTTCAACCACGAACTCGTCGGCGACTGCAAACGTCTCTGGCCGTGGTACTCCTTCTGCCCGTACCTATCCAACGGTGGCCTGGGCCGTCCGTGCGCCACGGTGCCGGCCTTCTCTGGCGTGGTGCCGAACGCGTCGCTGCCCAACTGGTACAACACCGACCAGTTCCCTCTCGAGATCATCATCCACCGCCGCATCCTTGCCCACCGGTGCCGCACCACCGACCCGTCGCTCGCCACCGTGTTCTACGTGCCGTTCTACGCCGGCCTAGACGTGGGCAGTCACCTGTGGGGCCTCAACGCCACCGTCGCCGACCGCGACCGCGCCGGCACGCGGCTCCTCCGGTGGCTCACGAACCAGACCTCGTTCCAGAAGTCCGGCGGGTGGGACCACTTCATGACGCTCGGGCGCATCACGTGGGACTTCCGCCGGTATAGCGACGACGCGTGGGGCTCCAACTTCGTGCTCATGCCCGGAATGGGCAATGTCACCCGCCTCGTCATCGAGAGCGACCGGCAGGATCCCATGGACGTCGGCGTCCCGTACCCGACAGGCTTCCATCcgcgcgccgccgtcgacgtGCGCGCGTGGCAGCGTCACGTGCTGTCCCGCAACCGCACCAACCTCTTCGGGTTCGCCGGCGCGCCGCGCTACGGGTTCAGGAACGACTTCAGGGACGTGCTGCTGGATGAGTGCGAAGACGCCGGGCACGCGTACTGCCGCTCAGTGGACTGCCGCGGCCAGAGGTGCAACAACGACACCGCGGCGCTAACGAAGCTTTTCCTGGACTCCAAGTTCTGCCTGCAGCCGCGCGGTGACAGCTACACGCGGCGGTCGCTGTTCGACTGCATGGTGGCCGGGGCCGTGCCGGTGCTGTTCTGGCGGAGGACGGCGTACGACCAGTACCGGTGGTTCCTGCCGGCGGGGCagcgggggaaggagggggagtggTCGGTGTTCATGGACCGGCGGGCGCTGAGCGTGGGCAACGTGAGCGTGCTGGAGTTTCTGCAGGGGTTCAGCGAGCAGCGGGTGCGGCGGATGCGGGAGCGCGTCGTGGAGATGATTCCGAGGCTGGTGTACAGTTCGTCGCCTCACGGGCTCGGCGACGGCATGGCGGACGCGTTCGAGGTGGCGCTGGATGGCGTCTTCAAGCGGTTCCGCCGGCGCCGGTGGAGCATTGAGCGTGAAG GTCCCCCACCTGGCACTTCCGTGGCGGTGCGTGTCAACGGCACATCGTTGGCGCCTCCTACTTCTAACGGCAGAAATAGGTCGGTGATCCGTCGCAGGCGTCGCCGGCACGTCTCACGGGATAGATCGAGGCGAGTGGTTTCGTCGCATATAAGAAGCGTCATCTCCCAAGGACCGGCATCAGGACGCCAAAATGTGCAGACATCTTGA